GTAGCCGAGTTGGAGCGCCAGCTAGGGCTTAACAGCAAGAATAGTAGCAAGCCGCCTTCAAGTGACGGGTTTCGTAAGCCCGCAAACTCCCGCATCGCTGGTGGCAAAAAGGGAGCACCCCTAGGTCATGAAGGACACACACTTAGTATGGTGGATGATCCGGATGCCATCCTCGACTTTTGCCTAACTACCTGCCCTGCGTGTCATGCTCCAATGGACCAGGAGAACTGTATAGGCTACGACCGGCGTCAGCAGATCGATCTGCCTGAACCACGCATCCAGACAACCGAGTTTCGCGCTCATACGAGCTGCTGCCCGCAGTGTAGCGGGGTTCATCAGGCTGCTTTTCCGTCGCATGTCAGCGCCTCTGTCCAATATGGAGCTGGTGTTACGGGCTGGATCGTGTATGTGAGTGCGTACCATATGATTCCACTGAAAAGGGTGAGCGAGATGTTTGCGGACCTGACCGGGCATTCGCTGAGCGAGGCTACGGTCATCGCCCATTTGAAGAAATCGCACAAGCAGCTAGGTCCCTATGAGGAACAAATTCGCCAAAACCTGCTGAATGCCGATGTTTTGCACGCTGATGAAACCGGCATTCACGTCGATGGCAAACAGCGATGGCTGCACACCCTCTCTAATGTGGACTGGACGTTCCAGGCGGTTCACGAAAACCGGGGCACCCTCGCTTTTGATGCCATCGGTCTGCTGCCGGCTTACTCGGGCATTCTAGTGCATGACTGCAACGGGCCGTATTTTAAAGAAAAATACACGTTCCAGCATGCCTTATGCAATGCGCACTTACTGCGGGAATGCCAAGGAATCGCCGATTATGATCATCACCAGTGGGCCGTGCAGATGAAACGCTTGCTACAAGTAGCCTGGCGTCTCACGCTAGCCGCCCGTAAAGTCTTGTGCTGCTTAGCTCCGAGTACGGTTAAATGGCTAGAGAATTGGTACGATGACATCCTGCAGCAGGGCGAGCTGGAATGGAATCAAGGGCGTACCAAAGCCAAAACCGGACCGCAAGGCAGGCAAAGCAAAAGTAAATCGGCCAATCTGGGTGAACGTTTCCGTCGTCACAAGGAACCGATTCTCCGGTTTATTCAAGATGTCCGTGTTCCTTTTGACAACAATGTCGCCGAACGAGACTTGCGGATGGCCAAGGTCAAAGCCAAAGTCTCCGGCTTATTCCGTACCTGGGACGGGGCTCATCAGTTCGCCCGCGCGCGCGGCTTCATTTCAACCCTTCGTAAACAAAATTCACCTGTACTCTCGACGCTTATTGTTACTTTTCGTGGGGAGTTTCGTTTTCCGCGTTTGGAAGAAGGTAAGTAGTAACCTTTGGAGACTCTTAATCCTTACGTTTACTCCCAAGCATAGCAAGCTGCTCTGCAGAGTGGATGTTTGATGAAAGTCCGGTGGCTTTAGCTTGCCCGTGCCCGTGCCGTGCCCGTGGCCGTGCCCGTGGCCGTGCCCGTGGCCGTGCCCGTGCCCGTGCCCGTGCCCGTGCCGTGCCCGTGCTCTTGCCCTTAGCCGCTAAACGTGATACAATCATCCTGACGAACGTTCGGAAGGGTAGTGATCAAATGACTGCAACTCGCATCAGAGAGGTAGCCCTCAAACATTTTGCTAAAAACGGTTATGAAGGTGCATCGCTTGCGGATATTGCTGCTGAGGTAGGCATCAAGAAGCAATCCATTTACACGCATTTCAAAGGGAAAGATGAACTTTTCCTTGATTTATTTGAGAAAGTCCAAGCGAAGGAATTGAATTTTGTTGCTGATTATCTGGAACGCCATAAGCATTTTTCGATTGA
Above is a genomic segment from Paenibacillus sp. HWE-109 containing:
- the tnpC gene encoding IS66 family transposase; protein product: MKMSLEEIKQISHSSPDQIEKVITKLLERITELENRVAELERQLGLNSKNSSKPPSSDGFRKPANSRIAGGKKGAPLGHEGHTLSMVDDPDAILDFCLTTCPACHAPMDQENCIGYDRRQQIDLPEPRIQTTEFRAHTSCCPQCSGVHQAAFPSHVSASVQYGAGVTGWIVYVSAYHMIPLKRVSEMFADLTGHSLSEATVIAHLKKSHKQLGPYEEQIRQNLLNADVLHADETGIHVDGKQRWLHTLSNVDWTFQAVHENRGTLAFDAIGLLPAYSGILVHDCNGPYFKEKYTFQHALCNAHLLRECQGIADYDHHQWAVQMKRLLQVAWRLTLAARKVLCCLAPSTVKWLENWYDDILQQGELEWNQGRTKAKTGPQGRQSKSKSANLGERFRRHKEPILRFIQDVRVPFDNNVAERDLRMAKVKAKVSGLFRTWDGAHQFARARGFISTLRKQNSPVLSTLIVTFRGEFRFPRLEEGK
- a CDS encoding TetR/AcrR family transcriptional regulator codes for the protein MFDESPVALACPCPCRARGRARGRARGRARARARARAVPVLLPLAAKRDTIILTNVRKGSDQMTATRIREVALKHFAKNGYEGASLADIAAEVGIKKQSIYTHFKGKDELFLDLFEKVQAKELNFVADYLERHKHFSIDQLLHGFLIQYNDCYEQDDNAKFFLRTVFFPPSHLYEVIVKQGYYHLEKLETMLIPVFDQALADGLITPDVSRDRATAAFLAVMDGMFVELLFGGAELSLIRIEASWLVYWRGIKK